In the Penaeus monodon isolate SGIC_2016 unplaced genomic scaffold, NSTDA_Pmon_1 PmonScaffold_19016, whole genome shotgun sequence genome, one interval contains:
- the LOC119569831 gene encoding zinc finger protein 473 homolog: MMSILPDRIPLAQLSDEEMLGTGVCIKRELDEGVTEDMYLEIKEEPYDYADEAKYKAGCNEKGSCDFTEDCNNISSGAPLVAEDCGNRCSSDWDEAPLKETYEEVTHGKVDKKLQRFLCEVCGKTFYNKTYIKIHMRVHTKEKPYSCEFCNKAFSRKSDQVKHKEYIQRRGHTAVKFASKPSHRKRV, from the exons ATGATGAGTATTCTCCCTGACCGGATTCCCTTGGCTCAGCTCTCAGATGAGGAAATGTTGGGCACAGGAGTCTGTATCAAGAGAGAACTCGACGAAGGTGTCACCGAAGACATGTATTTAGAAATTAAGGAAGAACCGTATGATTATGCAGATGAAGCAAAATATAAA GCAGGATGCAATGAAAAAGGCTCATGTGATTTTACTGAGGATTGCAACAATATTTCATCAGGAGCACCATTAGTGGCTGAGGATTGTGGGAACAGGTGCTCGTCAGATTGGGATGAGGCACCACTTAAGGAAACTTATGAGGAGGTTACACATGGAAAAGTGGATAAGAAATTGCAACGTTTTTTATGCGAGGTGTGCGGCAAGACGTTCTATAATAAGACATATATAAAGATTCacatgagagtacacacaaaggagaagccatacagctgtgaattTTGCAACAAAGCTTTCTCAAGGAAGAGTGACCAAGTGAAGCAcaaagagtacatacaaaggagaggccatacagctgtgaaatttgcaagcAAGCCTTCTCACAGAAAAAGAGTTTAG